The sequence GCCAGCCATTCTGTATATTTTAGAGCTTCATTATGCGAAGAATCCCTTGTTTTTTCAAGGGTATTGAAAAAACTGATATTGTCACTCTCGGGTATCACCATATCTACAATACCTAATTTTCCACCATTTTTCAATATTCTTCTAACTTCCAAAACAAAAGCTTGTTTATCTGAAAAATGATGTGCAGCTCTTCTTGTAACTACTATATCTAAGGAATTGTCCTTAAATGAGGTACAAGTTACATTCTCATTTAGAAATTCTATATTTGTTATGTTGTTATTTACAGCTAATTTCTTTGCTTCAGCAAGCATTTCAACAGTAATATCAATAGCAAAAACTTTGTTTACATATCTGGACAAAGCGATAGCTGTAAAACCGGTGCCTGTAGCAA is a genomic window of Thermoplasmata archaeon containing:
- a CDS encoding class I SAM-dependent methyltransferase, giving the protein MQENKEEKVKEFFGKNADKYVKSLSHEKGGDLYRLLALLEPESSDIAADFATGTGFTAIALSRYVNKVFAIDITVEMLAEAKKLAVNNNITNIEFLNENVTCTSFKDNSLDIVVTRRAAHHFSDKQAFVLEVRRILKNGGKLGIVDMVIPESDNISFFNTLEKTRDSSHNEALKYTEWLAMLEKFDFTIDRSELFIEKMNFKDWLYPLAVDSIEGINCLRFLKNLKEEAKEIIQFDENSLTFIKKRAVIIAKK